In Topomyia yanbarensis strain Yona2022 chromosome 2, ASM3024719v1, whole genome shotgun sequence, one DNA window encodes the following:
- the LOC131685313 gene encoding T-complex protein 1 subunit zeta, translated as MASISLLNPKAEFARAAQALAVNIGAAKGIQDVMKTNLGPKGTMKMLVSGAGDIKITKDGNVLLHEMQIQHPTASLIARASTAQDDMTGDGTTSTVLIIGELLKQADMYIADGLHPRILAEGFDQARQQALQILDEMSCPIEVNKECLLNIARTSLRTKVHPQLADLLTEVCVDAMLAIRTEGKPIDLHMVELMEMQHKSATDTQLIKGIVMDHGSRHPDMPKRLENAYILTCNVSMEYEKSEVNSGFFYKTAEEREKFVLAEREFIEERVKKVIELKRKVCEGTDKTFVVINQKGIDPMSLDMLAKEGIMALRRAKRRNMERLALACGGLALNSFDNMDESSLGYAGLVYEHVLGENKYTFVEDCKNPQSVTILMKGPNKYTLTQIKDAVRDGLRSINNAIEDRKLVPGAGAFEVRAHNKLKEHAKDVKGKTRLAIQAYADALLVIPKVLAVNSGYDAQDTIVRLQEESRLSGDPIGLDLSTGEPMKPVDLGVFDNYIVKKQILNSCTVIASNLLLVDEIMRAGMSSLKG; from the exons atggCTTCTATTAGTTTACTAAACCCGAAGGCCGAATTTGCCCGTGCCGCTCAAGCACTAGCAGTCAACATCGGAGCCGCGAAAGGTATTCAGGATGTCATGAAAACTAATCTGGGTCCGAAGGGAACGATGAAAAT GTTGGTATCCGGTGCCGGCGATATCAAAATTACAAAGGACGGTAACGTCCTGCTACACGAGATGCAGATTCAGCATCCGACGGCTTCTTTGATTGCCCGAGCCAGTACAGCGCAGGACGACATGACTGGCGATGGAACCACATCGACGGTGTTGATCATTGGTGAACTACTGAAGCAGGCTGACATGTACATTGCCGATGGATTGCATCCGCGTATCTTGGCCGAAGGGTTCGATCAAGCTCGTCAACAGGCTCTGCAGATCCTGGATGAGATGTCCTGCCCGATTGAGGTGAACAAAGAGTGTTTGCTGAACATTGCCCGCACCTCGCTGAGAACTAAGGTTCACCCACAGTTGGCGGATCTGTTGACAGAGGTTTGCGTCGATGCCATGTTGGCCATCCGAACGGAGGGAAAACCGATTGATTTACACATGGTCGAGCTTATGGAGATGCAGCACAAATCAGCAACCGATACTCAGCTGATAAAGGGAATCGTTATGGATCACGGCTCCCGTCACCCGGATATGCCGAAACGACTTGAGAATGCGTACATTCTTACCTGCAATGTGTCGATGGAGTACGAGAAGAGTGAGGTAAATTCAGGGTTCTTTTACAAAACCGCTGAGGAACGCGAGAAGTTTGTCTTGGCCGAGCGGGAATTTATTGAGGAACGCGTCAAGAAAGTGATCGAGTTGAAGCGGAAGGTGTGCGAGGGTACCGATAAAACGTTCGTTGTCATCAACCAAAAGGGTATTGACCCTATGTCCCTGGATATGCTGGCCAAGGAGGGAATCATGGCTTTACGTCGTGCCAAACGTCGTAATATGGAGCGTCTAGCTTTGGCATGTGGCGGGTTGGCCCTGAATTCCTTTGACAATATGGACGAGTCTAGTCTTGGATATGCCGGACTGGTTTACGAACATGTGCTCGGTGAGAACAAGTACACATTTGTGGAGGATTGCAAAAATCCTCAGTCGGTAACTATTCTGATGAAGGGTCCAAACAAGTACACTCTAACACAAATTAAAGATGCCGTTCGCGATGGTCTCCGCTCGATTAACAATGCCATCGAGGACCGAAAACTGGTACCGGGAGCGGGTGCGTTCGAAGTGCGCGCTCACAATAAATTGAAGGAACACGCAAAGGATGTTAAGGGAAAGACACGTCTAGCGATCCAAGCGTATGCAGATGCTTTGCTGGTCATTCCCAAGGTGCTGGCCGTCAACAGCGGTTACGATGCACAAGATACCATCGTTCGTCTACAGGAGGAGAGTCGTTTAAGTGGAGATCCAATTGGGTTGGATTTGTCCACGGGAGAACCGATGAAACCGGTGGATTTAGGTGTTTTTGATAACTACATAGTGAAGAAGCAGATTCTTAATTCTTGCACCGTCATAGCCAGTAATCTGCTGCTGGTGGATGAGATCATGCGTGCCGGTATGAGCAGCCTCAAGGGATAA
- the LOC131680958 gene encoding uncharacterized protein LOC131680958, with protein sequence MPVVKTAKAPSTASNSSSQALARLQLQRLEDLRKVERREAEQQRAIAAEEARKERAFLEQKYQLLEQAISESGSVESVSENRVKNWLANPSEYQAYSLDPEVDVRSDVNRRSTSVQQRGSLSAQIDSNHSTLSEPNPPEPFPEPGSLSTLSVDQDGASNQTFKVNRGLIPNDTQRNSSLGPPRRVSITQLPRSYANTKSLPPAQGLNSTQPRLSLRCDQPTLDFVPRHSVPIPDRRSRFAPNQEYLSGLNYPQAKQRNQPHSSTMRASGIYDHEQDDWDPFSISRNHLAARQAISKDLPTFSGNPEEWPLFLSTFNSTTAMCGFTNEENIVRLQRSLKGRAFEAVKCRLMHPSNVNGVLSTLKMLFGQPEVIVNSMISKIAALPALKEDKLETLVDFAVSVENFCATVDACGLEEYFYNVTFLHQLVSKLPSSIKLNWAQYRQSLPTVNLPSFSNWLYSLAEAASAVTFPSIAFEDKPARSESRTTRKGNSYVNAHSQEPPVYHWSTGPSNAKVVADCCPVCKGNCKSIAKCKRFLEFSRDSRWATVRDLGLCRRCLRQHKGGCQAKLCGRNGCQLKHHEMLHNDQKCAPSTSTATASVINTTLSTPRNDSSPPKSSSSEHGCHAHQVPSSKVLFRYIPVVLHGKHRSIQTFAFLDDGSELTLLDSELADELQLEGETMPLCLLWTSGTKRREECSRNVRLEVAAERNRSRKYSLNGVRTVKELLLPPQTLNMEELCEQYPHLRDLPITSYQNVRPRIMIGIKDQHLSLVQKCREGALHQPVAVKTRLGWTVCGGNLENTADLVHPVFHVCDHESSSELDLHKAMKEYFTIESFGVSQPKKMLLSTEEERAQSLLQTHTVFKGNRYETGLLWRYENVRLPDSHFMALRRLQCLKKRMDKDPRLAEALNQKITDLATKGYARKLTNEELNQSFSRVWYLPIFPVTNINKPGKIRMVWDAAAFAHGVSLNSVLLKGPDQLCDLFNILVRFREGRIALTGDVRDMFLQIRMRSEDQQCQRFLWYDESGNIVVYVLQVMTFGACCSPSSAQFVKNLNAERFKAEYPAAVEVIQKRHYVDDMLVSVATPQEAIKLARQVKQVHAEGGFEIRNWISNSKQVMQALKEERTEEKNLDLSPELSTEKVLGMWWCTSSDTFTYKVGWNRYGRALLGGQLRPTKRQMLRVLMSMFDPLGLIAHFLMYLKVLLQDVWRSGIDWDDQINDALFEKWQTWLQVLPEVERISIPRCFLSQTTSAGYDVQLQTFVDAGDNGIAAACYLRFAQHGFVECRLVAAKTRVAPLKYLSTPKLELQAALVGARLARTVAETLAFKISRKVFWSDSQDVLCWIQSDHRRYSPFVAVRVSEILETTEMSEWRYVPTELNVADDGTKWNGVPDLTDQSRWFNSPKFVYLSEEYWPHPFKRLKTTELELRPSVLAHFVAGEPPIQVKDFSTWNRLVKVVALVKRFPNNCKLKHQKKPIVSGPLSNKELLSATSYIIRQAQQESYPDEMALLQHTQKNPEQFPTPIPKTSPIHQKSPWLDQYAILRMRGRIAACDYATEDAKHPIILSRDHHTTKLIIAHYHQKYHHQNHETVINEIRQKYSIPKLRMAYAKVRKECQHCMNDRIAPRVPIMADLPAARLDAFTRPFTHVGVDYFGPYEIVIGRRTEKRWGMLATCLTVRAIHIEVVSSLNTDSCIMALRNFVSRRGKPRVFYSDRGTNFIGARRVIKEAEDIINQEDLMKEFCDVETSWVFLPPSAPHMGGSWERLIGCVKKNLMMTLHARKLTDEVLRNLLTEVENTVNSRPLTHVPVDDDSAPALTPNHFLLGSSNGVKPLSAMDDTGSVLRQSWRLSQVQANRFWNRWVTDYLPEITRRTKWFSHTKPIEIDDVVVIVDPKSPRNCWPRGRIIGTQPGRDGRPRSATVKTTTGIYERPVAKLAVLDVRCGDG encoded by the coding sequence ATGCCCGTTGTAAAAACAGCAAAGGCGCCATCCACCGCGTCCAACAGTTCATCACAAGCTCTTGCAAGACTGCAGTTACAAAGATTGGAGGATTTAAGAAAAGTTGAACGACGTGAGGCTGAGCAGCAACGAGCGATCGCAGCGGAAGAAGCGAGGAAGGAAAGGGCATTTCTGGAACAAAAATATCAACTGCTTGAGCAAGCCATAAGCGAAAGCGGTTCAGTCGAAAGTGTTTCGGAAAACAGGGTGAAGAATTGGTTGGCAAATCCGAGCGAGTATCAAGCGTACTCTTTAGATCCGGAAGTTGATGTTCGATCCGATGTTAACAGACGTTCTACCAGTGTACAACAGAGAGGTTCACTAAGTGCGCAGATTGACAGCAACCATTCGACACTGTCAGAACCTAATCCTCCGGAACCGTTCCCAGAGCCAGGTTCCTTATCAACGTTGTCTGTAGACCAAGATGGTGCGTCAAATCAGACATTCAAAGTAAATCGCGGTCTGATTCCAAATGATACACAAAGGAATTCTAGCTTAGGACCTCCACGCAGGGTTTCTATTACACAACTTCCACGATCGTATGCAAATACAAAATCTTTACCACCTGCTCAGGGGTTGAACTCAACGCAACCGAGATTGAGTCTACGGTGCGACCAGCCTACATTAGATTTTGTACCACGGCATTCCGTACCTATTCCAGATCGTCGGTCACGATTCGCTCCCAACCAGGAGTATTTAAGTGGATTAAATTATCCGCAAGCTAAGCAACGAAACCAACCACATTCTTCAACTATGCGGGCCAGTGGCATTTACGATCACGAGCAAGATGATTGGGATCCATTTTCGATTTCCCGAAATCACCTAGCCGCTCGTCAAGCTATTTCGAAGGATCTGCCAACGTTCTCTGGGAACCCCGAAGAATGGCCTCTCTTTTTGTCAACCTTTAACAGTACGACAGCAATGTGTGGTTTCACTAATGAAGAAAACATCGTCCGTTTGCAACGGAGTCTGAAGGGCCGTGCTTTTGAGGCAGTCAAGTGCAGACTAATGCACCCGTCCAACGTAAACGGGGTGCTCTCAACACTCAAGATGTTGTTTGGACAACCGGAAGTGATTGTAAATTCGATGATATCAAAGATTGCCGCTCTACCTGCGTTGAAAGAGGATAAATTAGAAACTCTTGTGGACTTCGCCGTCAGTGTAGAAAATTTTTGTGCGACAGTGGATGCGTGCGGGCTTGAAGAATACTTTTATAACGTAACTTTTCTTCATCAACTCGTCAGTAAGCTGCCATCGTCAATAAAGCTCAACTGGGCACAATACAGGCAATCACTTCCGACGGTCAATCTGCCATCCTTCAGCAACTGGCTGTACTCTTTGGCAGAAGCCGCTAGCGCTGTCACCTTCCCAAGCATCGCTTTCGAAGACAAGCCAGCTCGAAGTGAGTCACGTACTACTAGAAAAGGGAATTCATACGTTAACGCACATTCTCAGGAACCCCCTGTGTATCATTGGTCGACAGGGCCATCCAACGCGAAGGTGGTAGCCGACTGCTGCCCAGTATGCAAGGGAAACTGCAAATCGATCGCCAAATGTAAGCGTTTCTTAGAGTTTTCTCGTGATTCACGCTGGGCAACCGTTCGAGACTTAGGGCTTTGTCGCAGATGTCTACGTCAACACAAAGGAGGATGTCAAGCCAAGTTATGCGGAAGAAATGGTTGCCAGCTCAAACACCACGAAATGCTGCACAATGACCAGAAGTGTGCACCATCGACTTCGACCGCCACTGCGAGTGTCATAAACACAACTTTATCAACTCCACGCAACGATTCTTCTCCACCAAAATCTAGTTCATCTGAGCACGGATGCCATGCACATCAGGTCCCCTCTAGTAAGGTTTTGTTCCGATACATACCAGTCGTGCTTCATGGGAAGCATAGGTCGATTCAGACGTTCGCCTTCCTGGATGACGGATCGGAACTCACATTACTCGACAGCGAATTGGCAGATGAGTTGCAGCTTGAAGGGGAAACAATGCCGTTATGCTTACTTTGGACGAGCGGAACGAAACGTCGTGAAGAATGTTCGAGGAACGTTAGGCTAGAAGTGGCCGCAGAACGCAACCGTTCTAGGAAGTACAGTCTGAATGGGGTACGTACTGTGAAGGAGCTGCTTCTTCCACCACAAACACTAAACATGGAAGAACTATGTGAACAGTATCCACATCTCAGGGATCTGCCGATCACATCATATCAAAATGTTCGCCCAAGGATTATGATCGGAATCAAGGATCAACACCTGAGTTTAGTTCAGAAGTGTCGCGAAGGAGCCCTACACCAGCCCGTCGCTGTGAAAACTCGTCTGGGATGGACAGTGTGCGGAGGAAATCTAGAAAATACTGCAGACCTCGTTCACCCAGTTTTCCACGTATGCGATCACGAATCTTCGTCAGAATTGGACCTACACAAAGCAATGAAGGAGTATTTTACAATAGAAAGCTTTGGCGTATCACAGCCAAAGAAAATGCTTCTCTCCACTGAAGAAGAGCGCGCTCAGTCCCTGCTTCAAACCCACACGGTGTTCAAGGGAAACCGATACGAAACCGGCCTCTTGTGGCGCTACGAGAATGTTCGTCTGCCAGATAGCCACTTCATGGCTTTGCGACGTCTGCAGTGCCTCAAAAAGCGAATGGACAAGGACCCAAGACTTGCTGAAGCTCTGAACCAGAAAATCACAGACCTTGCTACAAAGGGATACGCTAGGAAGCTCACAAATGAAGAGCTGAATCAATCGTTTTCACGTGTTTGGTATTTGCCGATATTTCCGGTTACAAATATCAACAAACCTGGAAAAATTCGGATGGTATGGGATGCGGCCGCATTTGCCCACGGAGTATCCCTTAATTCAGTCTTGTTGAAGGGCCCTGATCAACTTTGTGATCTGTTCAACATACTGGTTCGATTCCGTGAAGGCCGGATCGCCCTCACTGGTGACGTTCGGGATATGTTCCTGCAAATACGCATGCGATCCGAAGATCAACAATGCCAACGTTTCCTCTGGTACGATGAAAGTGGAAACATCGTCGTCTACGTTCTTCAGGTGATGACGTTTGGAGCTTGCTGCTCTCCTAGCAGTGCTCAGTTTGTGAAAAATCTCAATGCTGAACGCTTCAAAGCAGAATACCCAGCGGCAGTCGAAGTGATCCAGAAGCGCCACTACGTCGACGATATGTTGGTCAGCGTTGCGACACCACAAGAGGCGATCAAGCTTGCGCGTCAAGTGAAACAAGTACATGCTGAGGGCGGATTCGAGATCCGCAATTGGATAAGCAACTCAAAACAGGTCATGCAGGCATTGAAAGAGGAACGAACAGAGGAAAAGAACCTCGATCTGTCGCCGGAACTATCTACAGAAAAAGTGCTTGGGATGTGGTGGTGCACTAGCTCGGACACATTCACCTACAAAGTCGGATGGAATCGCTACGGTCGAGCGTTGTTAGGAGGTCAACTGCGTCCGACGAAAAGACAAATGCTGCGCGTTCTGATGTCCATGTTTGATCCGCTTGGATTGATAGCCCATTTTCTCATGTACCTGAAAGTTCTTCTTCAAGATGTTTGGCGCTCAGGGATCGACTGGGACGACCAAATAAATGATGCTCTCTTCGAGAAATGGCAAACGTGGCTTCAAGTTCTCCCAGAAGTCGAACGAATCAGCATTCCGCGGTGCTTTTTAAGCCAGACCACTTCTGCTGGTTATGATGTCCAGCTGCAAACGTTCGTAGACGCAGGAGATAACGGAATTGCTGCAGCCTGCTACCTACGTTTTGCTCAACACGGCTTCGTTGAATGCAGATTAGTTGCCGCAAAGACTAGAGTTGCACCATTGAAATACCTTTCAACTCCTAAACTAGAGCTTCAAGCAGCATTAGTAGGTGCTCGACTCGCCCGGACGGTTGCCGAAACCCTCGCGTTCAAAATCTCTCGAAAAGTTTTCTGGTCAGATTCACAGGACGTGCTTTGCTGGATCCAATCAGACCATCGCCGTTATTCGCCGTTTGTTGCAGTTCGAGTAAGCGAGATCCTTGAAACGACTGAGATGAGTGAATGGAGGTACGTCCCCACTGAATTGAACGTGGCAGATGATGGGACAAAATGGAACGGAGTTCCGGATCTGACGGATCAATCAAGGTGGTTCAACAGTCCAAAATTTGTGTATCTGTCGGAGGAATACTGGCCACATCCATTTAAGAGGCTGAAAACTACAGAGCTAGAACTGCGCCCGAGCGTGTTAGCACATTTCGTCGCAGGTGAGCCACCGATACAAGTGAAAGATTTCTCTACCTGGAATCGGTTAGTTAAGGTCGTCGCTTTGGTTAAACGATTTCCGAATAACTGCAAACTGAAGCACCAGAAGAAACCGATCGTCAGTGGACCTCTCTCTAATAAAGAATTATTATCTGCCACATCTTACATAATTCGCCAAGCACAACAGGAATCATATCCTGATGAAATGGCGTTGCTTCAACATACGCAGAAAAATCCGGAACAATTTCCAACACCGATTCCTAAGACAAGTCCAATTCATCAAAAATCACCATGGCTGGACCAGTACGCGATATTGAGGATGCGCGGGCGCATCGCTGCCTGTGACTACGCTACCGAAGATGCAAAGCACCCGATAATACTTTCCCGTGACCACCATACCACCAAATTGATTATTGCACACTACCACCAAAAGTACCACCATCAGAATCATGAGACCGTAATCAACGAAATTCGACAGAAATACAGCATTCCAAAACTTCGCATGGCCTACGCCAAGGTAAGAAAAGAATGCCAGCACTGTATGAATGACCGAATCGCTCCACGAGTGCCAATCATGGCCGATCTGCCAGCCGCACGACTGGATGCCTTCACACGCCCCTTTACGCACGTCGGCGTTGATTATTTCGGGCCGTACGAGATTGTTATTGGTCGACGGACAGAGAAGCGTTGGGGAATGCTCGCCACCTGCCTCACAGTTCGTGCGATCCACATCGAGGTTGTCAGCTCGCTCAACACAGATTCGTGCATCATGGCTCTCCGAAATTTTGTCTCACGGAGGGGTAAGCCAAGAGTTTTCTACAGCGACCGCGGGACCAATTTTATCGGCGCAAGGCGTGTTATCAAGGAAGCAGAGGATATTATTAACCAAGAAGACCTGATGAAAGAGTTTTGCGATGTCGAAACCAGTTGGGTGTTCTTGCCACCCTCTGCACCGCATATGGGTGGTAGCTGGGAGCGCTTGATCGGATGCGTCAAGAAAAACTTGATGATGACCTTACATGCACGCAAGTTGACGGACGAGGTTCTACGAAACCTATTGACAGAGGTCGAAAACACTGTCAACTCTCGACCTTTGACTCATGTTCCAGTTGACGATGATTCAGCTCCTGCCTTAACGCCGAACCACTTCCTGCTCGGGTCATCTAATGGGGTGAAACCATTGAGCGCTATGGACGATACCGGCAGTGTACTTCGCCAGAGCTGGCGACTATCCCAGGTCCAAGCCAATCGATTCTGGAACCGCTGGGTTACTGACTACCTGCCCGAGATTACCCGCCGCACAAAGTGGTTTAGCCATACGAAACCGATCGAGATCGACGATGTGGTGGTGATTGTGGACCCAAAATCACCAAGGAATTGCTGGCCGAGAGGCAGAATAATTGGTACGCAACCAGGACGAGACGGCCGACCGAGATCAGCGACTGTGAAAACTACGACTGGTATTTACGAGCGACCGGTAGCCAAGTTAGCCGTGCTAGACGTGCGGTGCGGTGACGGGTAA